A genomic segment from Microbacterium sp. SORGH_AS_0428 encodes:
- a CDS encoding ABC transporter ATP-binding protein — protein MSLLSVTGLSVRAGGATPVRDISFEVAPGERVGVIGESGSGKSLTALAVLGLLPQALSASGSIRLDDREVVGTRDADLRALRGPVAQIVFQEPLTALDPLMRVGNQIAEPLRRWRGLRGTPLREAVAAALAEVALPDTRIARAYPHELSGGQRQRIAIAIALAAQPRLLIADEPTTALDVTVQDGVLALLERLVAERGMALLFVSHDLAVIARMAERVIVLRQGSVIEQGTVSAVLTEPAHPYTAQLIGSARILDAALDAGARDGGGAR, from the coding sequence ATGAGCCTTCTCTCGGTGACCGGACTCTCGGTGCGCGCCGGCGGTGCGACGCCCGTACGCGACATCTCGTTCGAGGTCGCGCCCGGCGAGCGGGTCGGGGTGATCGGCGAGTCCGGATCCGGCAAGTCGCTGACCGCCCTCGCGGTGCTGGGTCTGCTGCCGCAGGCGCTGTCCGCATCCGGTTCGATCCGGCTCGACGACCGGGAGGTCGTGGGCACGCGGGATGCGGACCTTCGCGCCCTGCGGGGGCCCGTCGCGCAGATCGTGTTCCAGGAGCCGCTGACGGCCCTCGACCCGCTGATGCGGGTGGGCAATCAGATCGCCGAGCCGCTGCGGCGCTGGCGCGGGCTGCGCGGCACGCCACTGCGCGAAGCCGTCGCCGCAGCGCTGGCCGAGGTCGCGCTGCCCGACACCCGGATCGCCCGGGCCTATCCGCATGAGCTCTCGGGCGGACAGCGTCAGCGCATCGCCATCGCCATCGCTCTGGCGGCCCAGCCGCGTCTGCTCATCGCGGACGAGCCGACCACGGCCCTGGACGTCACGGTGCAGGACGGCGTGCTCGCGCTGCTCGAGCGTCTGGTCGCCGAACGCGGTATGGCTCTTCTGTTCGTCAGTCACGACCTCGCGGTGATCGCCCGCATGGCCGAACGCGTGATCGTGCTGCGCCAGGGCTCGGTGATCGAGCAGGGAACGGTGTCCGCGGTGCTCACCGAGCCCGCGCACCCGTACACGGCGCAGCTGATCGGCAGCGCACGCATCCTCGACGCTGCCCTCGACGCGGGTGCGCGGGACGGAGGGGGTGCGCGATGA
- a CDS encoding ABC transporter permease, which produces MSGAALKAQTDAVATASVRRRRPHATLIIGSVLVGLVVLTAIVSLVWLPYPLSDISGDRLESPSPAHLLGTDRLGRDLLSQLMVGARIALTVGAGAVLIAAVIGISLGLVAAFARPWLDDTLSAALDVVIAFPVLLLAMLVVAVQGPSLFSAILAIGLAMSAVVARLTRILARRVLGEQYVIAARTSGTRLGGIIRQHVMPNIAPTLLVSLALQFGIAVLAEASLSYLGLGAPPPNASWGRMLQEAQGTVLTAPVGAIAPGIAIVALVLGINFLADGLREWTDPTRRRSR; this is translated from the coding sequence ATGAGCGGGGCGGCCCTGAAGGCGCAGACGGATGCGGTCGCCACCGCATCCGTCCGGCGGCGCCGACCGCACGCGACCCTGATCATCGGGAGCGTGCTGGTGGGACTCGTCGTGCTCACCGCGATCGTCTCGCTCGTCTGGCTGCCGTATCCGCTGAGCGACATCAGCGGCGACCGGCTCGAATCTCCGAGCCCCGCGCACCTGCTCGGCACGGACCGCCTGGGACGCGACCTGCTGAGCCAGCTCATGGTGGGCGCCCGGATCGCTCTGACGGTCGGGGCGGGCGCAGTGCTGATCGCGGCCGTGATCGGGATCTCGCTGGGGCTGGTGGCCGCCTTCGCGCGCCCCTGGCTCGACGACACGCTCTCGGCCGCGCTCGACGTGGTGATCGCCTTCCCCGTGCTCCTGCTGGCGATGCTCGTGGTCGCCGTGCAGGGTCCGTCGCTGTTCTCGGCGATCCTCGCGATCGGGCTGGCGATGTCGGCCGTGGTCGCACGGCTCACCCGCATCCTGGCGCGCCGCGTTCTCGGCGAGCAGTACGTCATCGCCGCGCGCACCAGCGGGACGCGCCTGGGCGGCATCATCCGGCAGCACGTGATGCCCAACATCGCCCCGACGCTGCTCGTGAGCCTCGCGCTGCAGTTCGGCATCGCGGTGCTCGCGGAGGCGAGCCTGTCGTACCTCGGTCTCGGCGCCCCGCCGCCCAACGCGTCGTGGGGACGCATGCTGCAGGAGGCGCAGGGAACCGTGCTGACCGCCCCCGTCGGCGCCATCGCCCCCGGCATCGCGATCGTGGCTCTGGTGCTGGGCATCAACTTCCTCGCCGACGGACTGCGCGAGTGGACCGACCCGACACGGCGGAGGTCGCGATGA
- a CDS encoding ABC transporter permease, protein MVVYLLRRAAFLAVSLVVAMVVIFVLLRLLPGDPANALLSVDATPEQIAAARAQVGSDQPLVQQFATWAAQLLRFDLGESYISSRSVGDEVAARLAITLPLTLLAFALALVVSLIVGITAAVKADRWYGIVLSGFAQLGVAVPVFWVGVILVWIFALQLGLLPSGGFPRRDWQDPADALRSLTLPVITIAIVMSASLSRYVRAATLDVLGSDYLRTARAGGASRTEALLRHGVRNGAVPVVAVLGIELSTTLLGAVVVESVFTLPGLGSMLLTGIQQHDFANIQGVLVVSTLFVLLVGFAADVVQRLIDPRLRTSVSGNR, encoded by the coding sequence ATGGTCGTCTATCTGCTGCGTCGGGCCGCGTTCCTCGCGGTCTCCCTCGTCGTCGCCATGGTCGTCATCTTCGTCCTGCTGCGGCTGCTGCCCGGCGACCCCGCCAACGCCCTGCTCTCTGTGGATGCGACGCCGGAGCAGATCGCGGCCGCCCGCGCCCAGGTCGGCTCCGACCAGCCGCTGGTCCAGCAGTTCGCCACCTGGGCCGCGCAGCTGCTGCGCTTCGACCTCGGGGAGTCCTACATCTCGTCGCGGTCGGTCGGCGACGAGGTCGCCGCGCGCCTGGCGATCACGCTCCCCCTCACCCTGCTCGCCTTCGCCCTCGCGCTCGTCGTGTCGCTCATCGTGGGCATCACCGCCGCGGTGAAGGCCGACCGCTGGTACGGCATCGTCCTGTCGGGGTTCGCGCAGCTCGGTGTCGCGGTTCCGGTGTTCTGGGTCGGCGTCATCCTGGTCTGGATCTTCGCCCTCCAGCTGGGCCTGCTGCCCTCCGGAGGATTCCCCCGGCGCGACTGGCAGGATCCGGCAGACGCCCTGCGCTCGCTGACCCTGCCGGTCATCACGATCGCGATCGTGATGAGTGCGTCGCTCAGCCGCTACGTGCGCGCTGCGACCCTCGACGTGCTCGGCAGCGACTACCTGCGTACGGCCCGGGCGGGGGGTGCCTCCCGCACCGAGGCGCTGTTGCGTCACGGCGTGCGAAACGGCGCCGTGCCGGTCGTCGCCGTCCTCGGCATCGAACTCTCGACGACGCTGCTGGGCGCCGTCGTCGTGGAGAGCGTGTTCACGCTGCCGGGGCTCGGCAGCATGCTGCTCACCGGCATCCAGCAGCACGACTTCGCCAACATCCAGGGCGTCCTCGTGGTCAGCACCCTCTTCGTGCTGCTCGTGGGGTTCGCCGCCGACGTGGTGCAGCGTCTGATCGATCCGCGCCTGCGCACGAGCGTCTCGGGCAACCGATGA
- a CDS encoding ABC transporter substrate-binding protein, protein MRRPLLAVTAAAAAALLLAGCAAGSGTAENADDATIVIGSLYEPQNLSNTQGGGQGVTEAFNGNVYEGLYKLTDDGEVEPLLAESEEVSDDGLTYTITLRDGVEFHSGKKLTSADVKASVEAVLADDSKSARKSSFGPIADIATPDENTVVFTLSQRSISFLYNLSYVWIVNTEAGDLTTTEDGTGPYTLDEWKQGSTLTLKRFDDYWGSPAKNAEVVFTYFTDATAENNALLTGEIDLITSIQGPDQLAQFDGNSDYVVSEGTSTTKELLAFNDRVAPFDNVDVRKAVYSAIDTKKLLSSIWGDYGTLIGSMVPPTDPWYEDLTGVNPYDPALSKTLLAQAGYADGFTFTLDTPSYDPHPAVAEFLQSQLAEVGITVEINTISADEWYTKVFKDRDFTATLQEHVNDRDVVWYGNPDFYWGYDNPQVTQWVSEAEQATTVDEQTSLLKQVNEQIAADAASVWLYLYPQIVVASSDVSGYPVNGLNSQFFAYDIVKS, encoded by the coding sequence ATGAGAAGACCTCTGCTCGCCGTGACGGCCGCCGCTGCCGCAGCCCTGCTGCTGGCCGGCTGCGCCGCCGGCTCCGGCACGGCCGAGAACGCCGACGACGCCACGATCGTGATCGGCTCGCTGTACGAACCGCAGAACCTGAGCAACACCCAGGGCGGCGGCCAGGGCGTGACCGAGGCGTTCAACGGCAACGTCTACGAGGGGCTGTACAAGCTCACCGACGACGGCGAGGTCGAGCCGCTGCTCGCCGAGTCCGAAGAGGTCAGCGACGACGGCCTGACCTACACGATCACGCTGCGCGACGGCGTCGAGTTCCACTCCGGCAAGAAGCTGACCTCCGCCGACGTCAAGGCGAGCGTCGAGGCCGTCCTCGCGGACGACTCGAAGTCGGCGCGCAAGTCGAGCTTCGGACCGATCGCGGACATCGCGACCCCCGACGAGAACACGGTCGTGTTCACGCTCTCGCAGCGCTCGATCTCGTTCCTCTACAACCTGAGCTACGTGTGGATCGTCAACACCGAAGCGGGCGACCTGACCACGACCGAAGACGGCACCGGCCCGTACACGCTCGACGAGTGGAAGCAGGGCAGCACGCTGACCCTCAAGCGCTTCGACGACTACTGGGGCAGCCCCGCGAAGAACGCCGAGGTCGTCTTCACGTACTTCACCGACGCGACGGCCGAGAACAACGCGCTGCTGACGGGTGAGATCGACCTCATCACCAGCATCCAGGGCCCGGACCAGCTGGCGCAGTTCGACGGCAACAGCGACTACGTCGTGAGCGAGGGCACCTCGACCACGAAGGAGCTGCTCGCCTTCAACGACCGCGTCGCCCCCTTCGACAACGTCGACGTGCGCAAGGCCGTGTACTCGGCCATCGACACCAAGAAGCTGCTGAGTTCGATCTGGGGCGACTACGGCACCCTCATCGGTTCGATGGTGCCGCCCACCGACCCCTGGTACGAGGACCTCACCGGCGTGAACCCCTACGACCCGGCGCTGTCCAAGACGCTTCTCGCGCAGGCGGGCTACGCCGACGGTTTCACCTTCACCCTCGACACCCCGAGCTACGACCCGCACCCCGCCGTGGCGGAGTTCCTGCAGTCGCAGCTGGCCGAGGTCGGAATCACGGTCGAGATCAACACGATCAGCGCGGACGAGTGGTACACGAAGGTCTTCAAGGACCGCGACTTCACCGCCACCCTGCAGGAGCACGTGAACGACCGCGACGTGGTCTGGTACGGCAACCCCGACTTCTACTGGGGCTACGACAACCCGCAGGTGACCCAGTGGGTGTCCGAGGCCGAGCAGGCCACGACCGTCGACGAGCAGACCTCGCTGCTCAAGCAGGTCAACGAGCAGATCGCGGCCGATGCGGCTAGCGTGTGGCTGTACCTCTACCCGCAGATCGTCGTCGCCTCCAGCGACGTCAGCGGGTACCCGGTCAACGGCTTGAACTCGCAGTTCTTCGCCTACGACATCGTCAAGTCCTGA
- a CDS encoding DUF1684 domain-containing protein has protein sequence MSAREDHARWHAARERAVASPTGNLALVETRWTGARTDLSAAQASAAPTVQVTEIERTDIDTGEPQHGLRFWDAASPAIGAFERIDAYDYDPAWVIDGTFRPVQASRTVPFEHIRDNGGTRDLIVPGDITATIGGVERTLAAFDDGGKLLLVFGDTTNGTETYGPGRFLFVQHVEGDPHRVVLDFNRAFVPPCGFSAQYNCPLPPASNRFEVPVRAGEKSVVFRDGFDIYAA, from the coding sequence ATGTCCGCCCGTGAAGACCACGCCCGCTGGCACGCCGCGCGCGAACGCGCCGTCGCCTCCCCCACCGGCAACCTCGCCCTCGTCGAGACGCGCTGGACCGGTGCCCGCACCGATCTCAGCGCCGCGCAGGCCTCGGCCGCGCCCACGGTGCAGGTGACCGAGATCGAACGCACCGACATCGACACGGGCGAGCCGCAGCACGGTCTGCGGTTCTGGGATGCGGCGTCCCCCGCGATCGGCGCCTTCGAGCGCATCGACGCTTATGACTACGACCCCGCCTGGGTCATCGACGGCACGTTCCGCCCCGTCCAGGCCTCGCGCACCGTCCCGTTCGAGCACATCCGCGACAACGGCGGCACCCGCGACCTCATCGTCCCCGGCGACATCACCGCGACGATCGGCGGAGTGGAGCGCACCCTCGCCGCCTTCGATGACGGCGGGAAGCTGCTGCTCGTGTTCGGCGACACCACGAACGGCACCGAGACCTACGGACCCGGTCGTTTCCTGTTCGTGCAGCACGTCGAGGGCGACCCGCACCGGGTCGTGCTCGACTTCAACCGCGCCTTCGTGCCGCCGTGCGGCTTCTCCGCGCAGTACAACTGCCCGCTTCCTCCCGCATCCAACCGTTTCGAGGTTCCGGTGCGCGCGGGCGAGAAGTCCGTCGTCTTCCGCGACGGCTTCGACATCTACGCCGCCTGA
- a CDS encoding adenylosuccinate synthase: MPGIVIVGVQWGDEGKGKATDLLGSRTDWVVKFNGGNNAGHTVVIGDEKYALHLLPSGILSPGVNAVIGNGVVVDLEVLFYELEALQARGVDTSRLRVSANAHVITQYHRTLDKVTERFLGKRQIGTTGRGIGPAYADKINRVGIRIQDLFDENILRQKVEGALDQKNHLLVKVFNRRAITVDEIVEDLLSYAERLRPMVCDTGLLLNDALDAGDVVVFEGGQATMLDVDHGTYPFVTSSSATAGGAATGSGVGPNRLDRIVGIVKAYTTRVGSGPFPTELFDEQGEWLRSRGFEFGTTTGRPRRVGWYDAPITRYATRINGITDLVLTKLDILTGLEQIPVCVAYDVDGVRFDEVPVNQTEFHHAKPILEYLPGWSEDISTARTFEELPQSAQDYVLALERLSGTRISVIGVGAARDAVIVRHDLVD, translated from the coding sequence ATGCCAGGCATCGTGATCGTCGGCGTCCAGTGGGGCGACGAGGGCAAGGGCAAGGCCACCGATCTGCTCGGCTCGCGCACCGACTGGGTCGTCAAGTTCAACGGCGGCAACAACGCCGGGCACACGGTCGTGATCGGCGACGAGAAGTACGCCCTCCACCTGCTGCCGTCCGGCATCCTCTCTCCCGGCGTGAACGCCGTGATCGGCAACGGGGTCGTCGTCGACCTCGAGGTGCTCTTCTACGAGCTCGAGGCGCTCCAGGCGCGCGGCGTCGACACCTCGCGTCTGCGGGTCAGCGCCAACGCGCATGTGATCACGCAGTACCACCGCACGCTCGACAAGGTCACCGAGCGCTTCCTGGGCAAGCGTCAGATCGGCACCACCGGACGCGGGATCGGCCCCGCCTACGCCGACAAGATCAACCGGGTCGGCATCCGCATCCAGGATCTGTTCGACGAGAACATCCTGCGTCAGAAGGTGGAGGGCGCCCTCGACCAGAAGAACCACCTGCTAGTGAAGGTCTTCAACCGCCGCGCCATCACGGTCGACGAGATCGTGGAGGATCTGCTCTCGTACGCGGAGCGACTGCGCCCGATGGTCTGCGACACCGGGCTGCTGCTGAACGACGCGCTGGATGCGGGAGACGTCGTGGTCTTCGAGGGCGGCCAGGCCACGATGCTCGACGTCGACCACGGCACATACCCGTTCGTCACCTCCTCCTCGGCGACCGCCGGTGGCGCCGCAACGGGCTCGGGCGTCGGCCCCAACCGGCTCGACCGCATCGTCGGCATCGTCAAGGCGTACACGACGCGCGTCGGATCCGGTCCCTTCCCCACCGAGCTCTTCGACGAGCAGGGCGAGTGGCTGCGTTCACGCGGGTTCGAGTTCGGCACCACCACGGGCCGTCCGCGCCGCGTCGGCTGGTACGACGCTCCCATCACGCGCTATGCCACGCGCATCAACGGCATCACCGATCTCGTGCTCACCAAGCTCGACATCCTGACCGGCCTCGAGCAGATCCCGGTCTGCGTCGCCTACGACGTCGACGGCGTGCGGTTCGACGAGGTCCCGGTGAACCAGACCGAGTTCCACCACGCCAAGCCGATCCTCGAGTACCTGCCGGGCTGGTCTGAGGACATCTCGACCGCGCGCACGTTCGAGGAGCTGCCGCAGTCGGCGCAGGACTACGTGTTGGCGCTCGAGCGGCTGAGCGGCACCCGCATCTCGGTGATCGGAGTGGGCGCCGCCCGCGACGCCGTGATCGTGCGTCACGACCTCGTCGACTGA
- a CDS encoding beta-propeller fold lactonase family protein: MRLLTGGYGAEMDGIGEGIGELHAGAADQSLAGSALAFAGVVAPVDGSPSWVARHPVLDVIYAALESSGAVQAFRRTGESRYERLGPAVPAGEAVCHIAVAPDGAWLMATCWGDGRVVRMTLDAGGRPSRTSLAPAPVDPYAGSGMSVSTAVAEAADVSLEAAARALRDAAGEEYAHLIPHLGDSQAPLAPELETPVLERTPHAHQSILLPGGAVATTDMGFDLVRFWRPSGDGLRAAGEVVLPRGSGPRHGVWHPSGHLYVVAELSREVFVLAPDASGAWRLIGGVQLAGTLDGDTAAELAASSDGSFLVAGVRGSNTLATVRVAGAGEQLQFVALADSGVDWPRHHVVSRDTVLVAGQRSDEVAAVALDLRTGIAARVRSRVAVPSPTCLMPVR; encoded by the coding sequence GTGCGCCTGCTCACCGGCGGCTACGGCGCCGAGATGGACGGCATCGGCGAGGGCATCGGCGAGCTGCACGCCGGCGCCGCCGACCAGTCGCTCGCGGGATCGGCGCTCGCTTTCGCCGGCGTGGTCGCCCCCGTCGACGGGTCGCCCTCGTGGGTCGCGCGCCACCCCGTCCTCGACGTGATCTACGCGGCTCTCGAGTCATCGGGTGCGGTACAGGCCTTCCGTCGCACGGGTGAGTCCCGGTACGAGCGCCTCGGTCCGGCGGTCCCTGCCGGCGAGGCGGTCTGCCACATCGCCGTCGCGCCCGACGGCGCCTGGCTCATGGCGACGTGCTGGGGCGACGGACGCGTCGTGCGGATGACCCTGGACGCCGGCGGTCGCCCGTCGCGGACTTCGCTCGCGCCGGCTCCCGTCGATCCGTATGCCGGTTCGGGAATGTCGGTGTCGACCGCCGTCGCCGAGGCGGCCGACGTGAGCCTGGAGGCGGCGGCCCGCGCCCTGCGGGATGCGGCCGGCGAAGAGTACGCGCACCTCATCCCGCACCTGGGGGACTCGCAGGCGCCTCTCGCTCCGGAGCTCGAGACCCCCGTTCTGGAGCGCACCCCGCACGCCCACCAGAGCATCCTTCTCCCCGGCGGCGCCGTCGCCACCACCGACATGGGCTTCGATCTCGTGCGGTTCTGGCGCCCCTCCGGCGACGGGCTGCGTGCGGCGGGCGAGGTCGTGCTGCCCCGGGGCAGCGGCCCGCGCCATGGCGTCTGGCATCCGAGCGGTCATCTCTACGTCGTGGCCGAGCTCTCGCGCGAGGTGTTCGTGCTGGCACCGGATGCGTCGGGCGCCTGGCGTCTCATCGGTGGCGTGCAGCTGGCGGGGACGCTCGACGGCGATACCGCGGCCGAGCTCGCCGCATCCTCCGACGGCTCATTCCTCGTGGCCGGGGTGCGCGGCAGCAACACGCTCGCCACCGTAAGGGTGGCCGGCGCGGGGGAGCAGCTGCAGTTCGTCGCCCTGGCCGACAGCGGCGTGGACTGGCCGCGCCATCACGTCGTCTCCCGCGACACCGTGCTCGTCGCCGGTCAGCGCTCGGATGAGGTCGCGGCCGTCGCCCTGGATCTTCGCACCGGAATCGCGGCGCGCGTGCGCTCGCGCGTGGCCGTACCGTCCCCGACCTGCCTGATGCCCGTCCGCTGA
- a CDS encoding AI-2E family transporter encodes MTDESAGSVEPASAPPTVTGLRWRAVHHPFALGFFVTLGGLLALVLGLAVSNLSTVLIYVAFALFAALGLDPLVRFFEKRGVARVWGIVIVFVGFAIVLAGVLLLIIPTVVQQIAEFVNGVPQLFTTFQQSDLYRTLHDTFGSVLPDILSHVQDFITNPTNIASISGGVLKVGVSIVTGISGGIIVLVLSLYFTASLPTMKKSLLSLAPAYSRTKVASLTEEIADSIGGYLRGMVVLALCNAVFVLIMFLVLGLPFPQLFAVVAFCITLIPLVGTVLFWVIGSVFALFASPMGALVFAIAYLIYMQLEAYLLTPRVMNRTISIPGSLVVIGALVGGTLLGLLGALVAIPVTASVLLIVKQVIIPKQDAKLHPDA; translated from the coding sequence ATGACCGATGAATCGGCTGGGTCCGTCGAGCCCGCATCCGCCCCGCCCACCGTCACGGGCCTTCGCTGGCGCGCCGTGCACCACCCGTTCGCCCTCGGGTTCTTCGTGACGCTCGGCGGCCTGCTCGCACTGGTGCTGGGGCTCGCGGTCTCGAACCTGTCCACGGTGCTCATCTACGTGGCTTTCGCACTGTTCGCCGCCCTCGGCCTCGACCCGCTCGTGCGATTCTTCGAGAAACGCGGCGTCGCACGCGTCTGGGGCATCGTGATCGTGTTCGTCGGGTTCGCGATCGTGCTCGCCGGGGTGCTGCTGTTGATCATCCCCACGGTCGTCCAGCAGATCGCGGAGTTCGTCAACGGCGTTCCGCAGCTGTTCACGACGTTCCAGCAGAGCGATCTGTACCGCACCCTCCACGACACCTTCGGCAGCGTGCTGCCCGACATCCTCTCGCACGTTCAGGACTTCATCACCAATCCCACCAACATCGCCTCGATCAGCGGAGGCGTGCTCAAGGTCGGCGTCTCCATCGTCACGGGAATCTCCGGCGGCATCATCGTCCTCGTGCTGAGCCTGTACTTCACGGCCTCCCTGCCGACGATGAAGAAGTCGCTCCTCTCGCTCGCTCCCGCCTACTCGCGCACCAAGGTCGCTTCCCTCACCGAGGAGATCGCCGACTCCATTGGCGGGTACCTGCGCGGCATGGTCGTGCTGGCCCTGTGCAACGCCGTGTTCGTGCTCATCATGTTCCTGGTGCTCGGGCTGCCCTTCCCGCAGCTGTTCGCCGTGGTCGCGTTCTGCATCACCCTCATCCCTCTCGTCGGAACGGTGCTGTTCTGGGTGATCGGCTCGGTGTTCGCCCTGTTCGCGAGCCCGATGGGCGCACTCGTGTTCGCGATCGCCTATCTCATCTACATGCAGCTCGAGGCATACCTGCTGACACCCCGCGTCATGAACCGCACGATCTCGATCCCGGGATCACTCGTCGTCATCGGCGCGCTCGTGGGCGGAACGCTGCTCGGGCTGCTGGGCGCGCTGGTCGCGATCCCCGTCACCGCCTCGGTGCTGCTCATCGTGAAGCAGGTCATCATCCCCAAGCAGGACGCGAAACTGCATCCCGACGCCTGA
- a CDS encoding chorismate mutase yields MTEPVDPISTLQGLRASIDNIDAALTFMLAERFRCTKAVGALKAEHGLPPSDPAREERQLARLRSLALQADLDPAFAEKWFNFVVAEVIRHHEAAASATD; encoded by the coding sequence ATGACCGAGCCCGTCGACCCGATCTCCACCCTCCAGGGGCTGCGCGCCAGCATCGACAACATCGATGCGGCGCTGACCTTCATGCTGGCGGAGCGTTTCCGCTGCACGAAGGCCGTCGGAGCGCTGAAGGCGGAGCACGGGCTTCCCCCCTCCGACCCCGCGCGCGAGGAACGGCAGCTCGCCCGGCTGCGGAGTCTCGCACTGCAGGCGGATCTCGACCCCGCGTTCGCCGAGAAGTGGTTCAACTTCGTCGTGGCCGAGGTGATCCGTCACCACGAGGCCGCCGCATCCGCCACCGACTGA
- a CDS encoding aminotransferase class I/II-fold pyridoxal phosphate-dependent enzyme — translation MSDFARRIDAITVDQLRSTGATKWSAEDGTLGAFVAEMDFGIDRRITEALHRAVDAGAFGYMPRGMAADLSEATAEFVGRRYDWQVPAADVWGVPDVIVGLELAMEHCSAPGSKIIVPTPSYMPFLFVPPMRGREVIEVPLVVRDGRYEFDLDALQRAFDDGGNLLLLCNPYNPVGRVFSRDELVAVSEVVQRNGGRVFSDEIWAPLVFSGSTHIPYASISEAAAQHTITAMSASKAWNLPGLKCAQLVLTSDADRETWTKIGPFAGHGTSNLGAVANAVAYRDGDDWLAELVPYLERNRDVLRDLVAEEIPGAWMPKPEGTYVGWIDFRGAGLGDTPAEFFHRAASVQLTEGTMCGVAGTGFARLIFATPTPVLEELVHRLGASLRTRSAA, via the coding sequence ATGAGCGATTTCGCACGACGCATCGATGCCATCACCGTCGATCAGCTGCGATCCACCGGGGCCACCAAGTGGTCGGCGGAGGACGGCACCCTGGGCGCGTTCGTCGCGGAGATGGACTTCGGCATCGACCGGAGGATCACCGAGGCGCTCCACCGCGCCGTCGACGCAGGGGCGTTCGGCTACATGCCCAGGGGGATGGCCGCCGACCTCTCCGAGGCCACGGCGGAGTTCGTCGGGCGCCGCTACGACTGGCAGGTTCCGGCGGCGGATGTCTGGGGCGTCCCGGATGTCATCGTGGGCCTGGAACTCGCGATGGAGCACTGCTCGGCTCCGGGTTCCAAGATCATCGTGCCGACGCCGTCGTACATGCCGTTCCTCTTCGTGCCGCCGATGCGCGGACGAGAGGTCATCGAAGTGCCGCTCGTCGTGCGCGACGGCCGCTACGAGTTCGACCTCGACGCCCTCCAGCGGGCGTTCGACGACGGCGGCAACCTCCTGCTGCTGTGCAACCCGTACAACCCGGTGGGCCGCGTGTTCAGCCGCGACGAGCTCGTCGCCGTCTCCGAGGTGGTCCAGCGCAACGGCGGGCGCGTGTTCTCCGATGAGATCTGGGCTCCGCTCGTCTTCAGCGGGTCGACCCACATCCCGTACGCGTCGATCTCCGAGGCCGCCGCTCAACACACGATCACGGCGATGAGCGCGTCCAAGGCCTGGAACCTGCCCGGGCTCAAGTGCGCGCAACTCGTGCTCACGAGCGACGCCGACCGGGAGACCTGGACGAAGATCGGCCCCTTCGCCGGCCACGGCACCAGCAACCTCGGCGCCGTCGCCAACGCGGTCGCCTACCGCGACGGCGATGACTGGCTCGCCGAGCTCGTGCCCTACCTCGAGCGCAATCGGGACGTCCTACGAGACCTCGTCGCCGAGGAGATCCCGGGGGCATGGATGCCGAAGCCAGAGGGAACCTACGTGGGATGGATCGACTTTCGCGGCGCCGGCCTCGGGGACACACCCGCCGAGTTCTTCCACCGGGCAGCATCCGTCCAGCTCACGGAGGGGACCATGTGCGGCGTCGCCGGCACCGGCTTCGCGCGTCTCATCTTCGCGACTCCGACGCCGGTCCTCGAAGAGCTCGTCCACCGCCTCGGCGCCTCGCTGCGAACGCGATCGGCCGCCTGA